In the Dryobates pubescens isolate bDryPub1 chromosome 30, bDryPub1.pri, whole genome shotgun sequence genome, one interval contains:
- the HNRNPH3 gene encoding heterogeneous nuclear ribonucleoprotein H3 isoform X4, with translation MDWTGKHNGPNDTTNDGTVVRLRGLPFGCSKEEIVQFFQGLEIVPNGITLTLDYQGRSTGEAFVQFASKEIAENALGKHKERIGHRYIEIFKSSKSEIRGFSDMPRRMMGQQRPGPYDRPLGGRGGYYGAGRGSMYDRMRRGGGGYDGGYGGFDDYGGYNNYGYGNDGYDDRMRDGRGMGGHGYGAADAGSGFHGGGHFVHMRGLPFRATENDIANFFSPLNPIRVHIDIGADGRATGEADVEFVTHEDAVAAMSKDKNHMQHRYIELFLNSTAGGGSGMGGYGRDGMDQGYSSVGRVGMGGGGYGMPDGLGGYSRGNTGAYYGQGNMGGGGWRGMY, from the exons ATGGACTGGACTGGGAAACATAATGGACCAAATGATACAACTAATGATGGAACAGTGGTACGACTTCGAGGCCTGCCATTTGGTTGCAGCAAAGAAGAGATTGTTCAGTTTTTCCAAG GGTTGGAAATCGTGCCAAATGGGATAACATTGACGCTGGACTACCAGGGGAGAAGCACAGGGGAGGCCTTCGTGCAGTTTGCTTCAAAGGAGATAGCAGAAAATGCTCTGGGGAAACACAAGGAAAGAATAGGGCACAG ATACATTGAGATCTTCAAAAGTAGTAAGAGCGAAATCAGAGGATTCAGTGACATGCCAAGAAGAATGATGGGACAACAACGACCTGGACCATATGATAGACCATTAGGAGGAAGAGGGGGTTATTATGGAGCTGGGCGTGGAAGTATGTATGACAGAATGCGtcgaggaggtggtggatatGACGGTG GATATGGTGGCTTTGATGATTATGGTGGCTATAATAACTATGGCTATGGAAACGATGGCTATGATGACAGAATGAGGGATGGGAGAG GCATGGGAGGACATGGCTATGGAGCTGCAGATGCTGGGTCTGGTTTCCATGGTGGTGGTCATTTTGTTCATATGAGAGGACTTCCTTTTCGAGCAACAGAAAATGATATTGCTAAT TTTTTCTCACCATTGAACCCCATAAGAGTTCACATTGATATTGGAGCAGATGGAAGAGCCACGGGAGAGGCAGATGTGGAATTTGTTACGCATGAGGATGCAGTAGCTGCCATGTCCAAGGATAAAAATCACATGC AGCATCGATATATTGAGCTATTCTTGAATTCAACTGCTGGAGGCGGTTCTGGAATGGGAGGCTATGGCAGAGATGGAATGG ATCAAGGTTACAGCTCTGTTGGGAGAGTGGGGATGGGCGGTGGTGGATATGGAATGCCCGATGGCTTGGGCGGATACA GTCGTGGAAATACTGGAGCATACTATGGGCAAGGCAACATGGGTGGAGGAGGATGGCGTGGAATGTATTGA
- the PBLD gene encoding phenazine biosynthesis-like domain-containing protein isoform X1, with the protein MTMDIPVFTVDAFTNRPFAGNPAAVCLLENDLDEELHQKIATEMNLSETAFIRKLQPGDDFTKSSCFGLRWFTPANEIPLCGHATLASAAVLFHIQKNTNSVLTFMTMSGELKARQVGDHIVLDLPLYLAYPQVLQEVEALIKVAVADMVVQDVRYSPDTKNLLVRLSDTYERSVLEELQVSAQHFLSAEKTGKVKGLILTLKGKSSGKQKGHDFYSRYFAPWYGVLEDPVTGSAHAVLSSYWSEQLGKKEMLAFQCSRRGGELKISLRNDGRVDIAGQTAVVLKGNLTF; encoded by the exons ATGACCATGGACATTCCAGTTTTTACGGTCGATGCATTTACAAACCGGCCATTTGCTGGAAATCCTGCTGCAGTCTGTCTGCTTGAAAAT GACTTGGATGAAGAATTGCACCAAAAAATTGCGACAGAAATGAACCTCTCAGAAACTGCTTTCATTAGAAAactgcagcctggagatgacTTCACCAAAA GTTCCTGCTTTGGACTCAGATGGTTCACTCCAGCCAATGAAATTCCTCTCTGCGGTCATGCTACACTTGCATCAGCTGCTGTGTTGTTTCACATACAGA AAAACACAAATTCAGTTCTGACATTTATGACGATGAGTGGAGAATTAAAAGCCAGGCAAGTGGGAGATCATATTGTCCTGGATTTACCACTTTACTTAGCCTATCCACAG gtgCTTCAGGAAGTAGAAGCCTTAATAAAG GTAGCTGTTGCTGACATGGTAGTTCAAGATGTCCGTTACTCTCCTGATACAAAGAACCTCTTAGTTCGCCTCAGTGATACTTACGAAAG GTCTGTGTTGGAAGAACTGCAAGTGAGTGCACAACATTTTTTGTCAGCTGAAAAGACAGGAAAGGTGAAAGGGCTTATACTCACTCTTAAGGGAAAATCCAGTGGAAAACAGAAAGGCCATGATTTTTACTCCAGATATTTTGCACCTTGGTATGGAGTGCTGGAAGACCCTGTTACAG GATCTGCCCATGCTGTTTTAAGCAGCTACtggtcagagcagctggggaagaaggaaatgCTTG CTTTTCAATGTTCTCGCCGTGGAGGAGAATTGAAGATTTCCCTGCGTAATGATGGAAGAGTTGACATTGCGGGGCAAACTGCTGTTGTATTAAAAGGAAACCTGACTTTCTGA
- the PBLD gene encoding phenazine biosynthesis-like domain-containing protein isoform X2: protein MTMDIPVFTVDAFTNRPFAGNPAAVCLLENDLDEELHQKIATEMNLSETAFIRKLQPGDDFTKSSCFGLRWFTPANEIPLCGHATLASAAVLFHIQKNTNSVLTFMTMSGELKARQVGDHIVLDLPLYLAYPQVLQEVEALIKVAVADMVVQDVRYSPDTKNLLVRLSDTYERSVLEELQVSAQHFLSAEKTGKVKGLILTLKGKSSGKQKGHDFYSRYFAPWYGVLEDPVTAFQCSRRGGELKISLRNDGRVDIAGQTAVVLKGNLTF from the exons ATGACCATGGACATTCCAGTTTTTACGGTCGATGCATTTACAAACCGGCCATTTGCTGGAAATCCTGCTGCAGTCTGTCTGCTTGAAAAT GACTTGGATGAAGAATTGCACCAAAAAATTGCGACAGAAATGAACCTCTCAGAAACTGCTTTCATTAGAAAactgcagcctggagatgacTTCACCAAAA GTTCCTGCTTTGGACTCAGATGGTTCACTCCAGCCAATGAAATTCCTCTCTGCGGTCATGCTACACTTGCATCAGCTGCTGTGTTGTTTCACATACAGA AAAACACAAATTCAGTTCTGACATTTATGACGATGAGTGGAGAATTAAAAGCCAGGCAAGTGGGAGATCATATTGTCCTGGATTTACCACTTTACTTAGCCTATCCACAG gtgCTTCAGGAAGTAGAAGCCTTAATAAAG GTAGCTGTTGCTGACATGGTAGTTCAAGATGTCCGTTACTCTCCTGATACAAAGAACCTCTTAGTTCGCCTCAGTGATACTTACGAAAG GTCTGTGTTGGAAGAACTGCAAGTGAGTGCACAACATTTTTTGTCAGCTGAAAAGACAGGAAAGGTGAAAGGGCTTATACTCACTCTTAAGGGAAAATCCAGTGGAAAACAGAAAGGCCATGATTTTTACTCCAGATATTTTGCACCTTGGTATGGAGTGCTGGAAGACCCTGTTACAG CTTTTCAATGTTCTCGCCGTGGAGGAGAATTGAAGATTTCCCTGCGTAATGATGGAAGAGTTGACATTGCGGGGCAAACTGCTGTTGTATTAAAAGGAAACCTGACTTTCTGA
- the HNRNPH3 gene encoding heterogeneous nuclear ribonucleoprotein H3 isoform X1, producing the protein MDWTGKHNGPNDTTNDGTVVRLRGLPFGCSKEEIVQFFQGLEIVPNGITLTLDYQGRSTGEAFVQFASKEIAENALGKHKERIGHRYIEIFKSSKSEIRGFSDMPRRMMGQQRPGPYDRPLGGRGGYYGAGRGSMYDRMRRGGGGYDGGYGGFDDYGGYNNYGYGNDGYDDRMRDGRGMGGHGYGAADAGSGFHGGGHFVHMRGLPFRATENDIANFFSPLNPIRVHIDIGADGRATGEADVEFVTHEDAVAAMSKDKNHMQHRYIELFLNSTAGGGSGMGGYGRDGMDQGYSSVGRVGMGGGGYGMPDGLGGYSMYA; encoded by the exons ATGGACTGGACTGGGAAACATAATGGACCAAATGATACAACTAATGATGGAACAGTGGTACGACTTCGAGGCCTGCCATTTGGTTGCAGCAAAGAAGAGATTGTTCAGTTTTTCCAAG GGTTGGAAATCGTGCCAAATGGGATAACATTGACGCTGGACTACCAGGGGAGAAGCACAGGGGAGGCCTTCGTGCAGTTTGCTTCAAAGGAGATAGCAGAAAATGCTCTGGGGAAACACAAGGAAAGAATAGGGCACAG ATACATTGAGATCTTCAAAAGTAGTAAGAGCGAAATCAGAGGATTCAGTGACATGCCAAGAAGAATGATGGGACAACAACGACCTGGACCATATGATAGACCATTAGGAGGAAGAGGGGGTTATTATGGAGCTGGGCGTGGAAGTATGTATGACAGAATGCGtcgaggaggtggtggatatGACGGTG GATATGGTGGCTTTGATGATTATGGTGGCTATAATAACTATGGCTATGGAAACGATGGCTATGATGACAGAATGAGGGATGGGAGAG GCATGGGAGGACATGGCTATGGAGCTGCAGATGCTGGGTCTGGTTTCCATGGTGGTGGTCATTTTGTTCATATGAGAGGACTTCCTTTTCGAGCAACAGAAAATGATATTGCTAAT TTTTTCTCACCATTGAACCCCATAAGAGTTCACATTGATATTGGAGCAGATGGAAGAGCCACGGGAGAGGCAGATGTGGAATTTGTTACGCATGAGGATGCAGTAGCTGCCATGTCCAAGGATAAAAATCACATGC AGCATCGATATATTGAGCTATTCTTGAATTCAACTGCTGGAGGCGGTTCTGGAATGGGAGGCTATGGCAGAGATGGAATGG ATCAAGGTTACAGCTCTGTTGGGAGAGTGGGGATGGGCGGTGGTGGATATGGAATGCCCGATGGCTTGGGCGGATACA gtaTGTATGCGTGA
- the HNRNPH3 gene encoding heterogeneous nuclear ribonucleoprotein H3 isoform X3, whose product MPRRMMGQQRPGPYDRPLGGRGGYYGAGRGSMYDRMRRGGGGYDGGYGGFDDYGGYNNYGYGNDGYDDRMRDGRGMGGHGYGAADAGSGFHGGGHFVHMRGLPFRATENDIANFFSPLNPIRVHIDIGADGRATGEADVEFVTHEDAVAAMSKDKNHMQHRYIELFLNSTAGGGSGMGGYGRDGMDQGYSSVGRVGMGGGGYGMPDGLGGYSMYA is encoded by the exons ATGCCAAGAAGAATGATGGGACAACAACGACCTGGACCATATGATAGACCATTAGGAGGAAGAGGGGGTTATTATGGAGCTGGGCGTGGAAGTATGTATGACAGAATGCGtcgaggaggtggtggatatGACGGTG GATATGGTGGCTTTGATGATTATGGTGGCTATAATAACTATGGCTATGGAAACGATGGCTATGATGACAGAATGAGGGATGGGAGAG GCATGGGAGGACATGGCTATGGAGCTGCAGATGCTGGGTCTGGTTTCCATGGTGGTGGTCATTTTGTTCATATGAGAGGACTTCCTTTTCGAGCAACAGAAAATGATATTGCTAAT TTTTTCTCACCATTGAACCCCATAAGAGTTCACATTGATATTGGAGCAGATGGAAGAGCCACGGGAGAGGCAGATGTGGAATTTGTTACGCATGAGGATGCAGTAGCTGCCATGTCCAAGGATAAAAATCACATGC AGCATCGATATATTGAGCTATTCTTGAATTCAACTGCTGGAGGCGGTTCTGGAATGGGAGGCTATGGCAGAGATGGAATGG ATCAAGGTTACAGCTCTGTTGGGAGAGTGGGGATGGGCGGTGGTGGATATGGAATGCCCGATGGCTTGGGCGGATACA gtaTGTATGCGTGA
- the HNRNPH3 gene encoding heterogeneous nuclear ribonucleoprotein H3 isoform X2 has protein sequence MDWTGKHNGPNDTTNDGTVVRLRGLPFGCSKEEIVQFFQGLEIVPNGITLTLDYQGRSTGEAFVQFASKEIAENALGKHKERIGHRYIEIFKSSKSEIRGFSDMPRRMMGQQRPGPYDRPLGGRGGYYGAGRGRYGGFDDYGGYNNYGYGNDGYDDRMRDGRGMGGHGYGAADAGSGFHGGGHFVHMRGLPFRATENDIANFFSPLNPIRVHIDIGADGRATGEADVEFVTHEDAVAAMSKDKNHMQHRYIELFLNSTAGGGSGMGGYGRDGMDQGYSSVGRVGMGGGGYGMPDGLGGYSMYA, from the exons ATGGACTGGACTGGGAAACATAATGGACCAAATGATACAACTAATGATGGAACAGTGGTACGACTTCGAGGCCTGCCATTTGGTTGCAGCAAAGAAGAGATTGTTCAGTTTTTCCAAG GGTTGGAAATCGTGCCAAATGGGATAACATTGACGCTGGACTACCAGGGGAGAAGCACAGGGGAGGCCTTCGTGCAGTTTGCTTCAAAGGAGATAGCAGAAAATGCTCTGGGGAAACACAAGGAAAGAATAGGGCACAG ATACATTGAGATCTTCAAAAGTAGTAAGAGCGAAATCAGAGGATTCAGTGACATGCCAAGAAGAATGATGGGACAACAACGACCTGGACCATATGATAGACCATTAGGAGGAAGAGGGGGTTATTATGGAGCTGGGCGTGGAA GATATGGTGGCTTTGATGATTATGGTGGCTATAATAACTATGGCTATGGAAACGATGGCTATGATGACAGAATGAGGGATGGGAGAG GCATGGGAGGACATGGCTATGGAGCTGCAGATGCTGGGTCTGGTTTCCATGGTGGTGGTCATTTTGTTCATATGAGAGGACTTCCTTTTCGAGCAACAGAAAATGATATTGCTAAT TTTTTCTCACCATTGAACCCCATAAGAGTTCACATTGATATTGGAGCAGATGGAAGAGCCACGGGAGAGGCAGATGTGGAATTTGTTACGCATGAGGATGCAGTAGCTGCCATGTCCAAGGATAAAAATCACATGC AGCATCGATATATTGAGCTATTCTTGAATTCAACTGCTGGAGGCGGTTCTGGAATGGGAGGCTATGGCAGAGATGGAATGG ATCAAGGTTACAGCTCTGTTGGGAGAGTGGGGATGGGCGGTGGTGGATATGGAATGCCCGATGGCTTGGGCGGATACA gtaTGTATGCGTGA